From a region of the Streptomyces sp. B21-083 genome:
- the ftsY gene encoding signal recognition particle-docking protein FtsY: protein METIILAVVIAVVVLGVLGGLVVGSRRKKPLPPAPPTTPDLTAPPAEPHVGDEAETPRDEPRRTIEEVDLPGADASSVAVEEPPSAPAIEVPEPTAGRLVRLRTRLSRSQNALGKGLLTLLAREHLDDDTWEEVEDTLLTADVGVQPTQDLVERLRERVKVLGTRTPAELRGLLREELLQILVPEFDRTVKTDSNLDTPGIVMVVGVNGTGKTTTTGKLARVLVADGKNVVLGAADTFRAAAADQLQTWGDRVGARTVRGPEGGDPASIAFDAVKEGIAAGADVVLIDTAGRLHTKTGLMDELGKVKRVVEKHAPLDEVLLVLDATTGQNGLVQARVFAEVVDITGIVLTKLDGTAKGGIVIAVQRELGVPVKLIGLGEGADDLAPFEPEAFVDALIGE, encoded by the coding sequence ATGGAAACCATCATCCTTGCTGTAGTCATCGCCGTGGTCGTGCTCGGTGTGCTCGGTGGGCTCGTCGTCGGCAGCCGCAGGAAGAAGCCGCTGCCCCCGGCGCCCCCCACGACACCCGACCTCACCGCCCCTCCGGCCGAGCCGCATGTCGGCGACGAGGCCGAGACGCCGCGCGACGAACCGCGCCGCACGATAGAGGAGGTGGATCTCCCGGGCGCCGACGCCTCGTCCGTCGCCGTCGAGGAACCTCCCTCCGCTCCCGCCATCGAGGTACCGGAACCCACCGCCGGCCGGCTGGTCCGGCTGCGCACCCGGCTCTCCCGGTCGCAGAACGCGCTCGGCAAGGGGCTCCTCACGCTCCTCGCGCGCGAGCACCTCGACGACGACACCTGGGAGGAGGTCGAGGACACCCTCCTCACCGCCGATGTCGGCGTCCAGCCCACCCAGGACCTGGTCGAAAGGCTGCGCGAGCGGGTGAAGGTGCTCGGCACCCGCACGCCCGCCGAGCTGCGCGGGCTGCTGCGCGAGGAGCTGCTCCAGATCCTCGTACCCGAGTTCGACCGGACCGTGAAGACCGACTCCAACCTCGACACCCCGGGCATCGTGATGGTCGTCGGCGTCAACGGCACCGGCAAGACCACCACCACCGGCAAGCTCGCGCGCGTCCTGGTCGCCGACGGCAAGAACGTCGTTCTCGGTGCCGCCGACACCTTCCGGGCCGCCGCCGCCGACCAGCTCCAGACCTGGGGCGACCGAGTCGGGGCCCGAACCGTGCGCGGCCCCGAGGGCGGTGACCCCGCGTCGATCGCCTTCGACGCCGTCAAGGAAGGCATCGCGGCCGGTGCCGACGTCGTCCTGATCGACACCGCCGGGCGGCTGCACACCAAGACCGGGCTCATGGACGAGCTCGGCAAGGTCAAGCGCGTCGTCGAGAAGCACGCCCCGCTGGACGAGGTGCTGCTCGTGCTGGACGCCACGACCGGGCAGAACGGGCTGGTCCAGGCCCGTGTCTTCGCCGAGGTCGTCGACATCACCGGCATCGTGCTCACCAAGCTCGACGGCACCGCCAAGGGCGGCATCGTCATCGCCGTACAGCGCGAACTGGGCGTGCCGGTGAAGCTGATCGGGCTCGGTGAGGGGGCCGACGATCTGGCTCCGTTCGAGCCGGAGGCGTTCGTTGACGCACTTATCGGGGAGTGA
- a CDS encoding LLM class flavin-dependent oxidoreductase: protein MPVTVVRFNLVAPDATPADLRARYQAAIEMAAYADAHGITTVQTEEHHGVANNWLPSPFAFAGAVFGATRRIAVTVSAVIGPLHDPLRLAEDIAVLDLLSGGRLVTVAGIGYRPEEYAHFGADWKRRGKLQDELLETLLKAWTGEEFTYRGRTVRVTPRPCTDPHPLLLVGGSSKAAARRAARLGLPLFPSAHLPELEAYYKERLVEYGTEGWTMMPAAETPLLHITEDPDRAWAEHGHHFLHEARTYASWQSGDIRSAVKSAATTVEELRAEGVYRMLTPEECVAQGLDNYVLHPLSGGMPVEEGWRSLRLFGERVLPELAG from the coding sequence ATGCCCGTCACCGTCGTACGTTTCAACCTGGTCGCCCCCGATGCCACCCCCGCCGACCTCCGCGCCCGCTACCAGGCCGCGATCGAGATGGCCGCGTACGCCGACGCCCACGGCATCACCACGGTCCAGACCGAGGAGCACCACGGCGTCGCCAACAACTGGCTGCCCTCGCCGTTCGCCTTCGCGGGAGCCGTGTTCGGGGCGACGCGGCGGATCGCGGTGACGGTGTCGGCGGTGATCGGTCCGCTGCACGACCCCCTGAGGCTCGCCGAGGACATCGCCGTACTCGATCTGCTGAGCGGCGGACGGCTGGTCACGGTCGCCGGGATCGGGTACCGGCCCGAGGAGTACGCCCATTTCGGCGCCGACTGGAAGCGGCGCGGCAAGCTCCAGGACGAGCTGCTGGAGACGCTCCTGAAGGCCTGGACCGGCGAGGAGTTCACGTACCGGGGCCGTACGGTACGGGTCACTCCGCGCCCGTGCACCGACCCGCATCCGCTCCTTCTGGTGGGCGGCTCGTCGAAGGCGGCGGCCAGACGGGCGGCCCGTCTCGGGCTCCCTCTCTTCCCCAGCGCACACCTGCCCGAGCTGGAGGCCTACTACAAGGAGCGGCTCGTCGAGTACGGCACGGAGGGCTGGACGATGATGCCGGCCGCCGAGACCCCGCTGCTGCACATCACCGAGGACCCGGACCGGGCGTGGGCCGAGCACGGCCACCACTTCCTGCACGAGGCCCGGACGTACGCCTCCTGGCAGTCCGGCGACATACGGTCCGCCGTGAAGTCGGCGGCCACGACGGTCGAGGAACTGCGTGCCGAGGGCGTGTACCGGATGCTGACGCCCGAGGAGTGCGTGGCCCAGGGGCTGGACAACTACGTGCTGCATCCGCTGTCGGGCGGGATGCCGGTGGAGGAGGGGTGGCGGAGTCTGCGGCTGTTCGGGGAGCGGGTGCTGCCGGAACTGGCGGGCTGA
- a CDS encoding ammonium transporter, producing the protein MASAAITLAAEAPKLSAANTGFMLICSALVLLMTPGLAFFYGGMVRVKSTLNMLMMSFISIGIVTLLWVLYGFSLAFGTDKGSLIGWTSGWFGLSDIGTTDLWDGYNIPILTFMVFQMMFAIITPALISGALADRVKFSAWALFVALWATVVYFPVAHWVWGAGGWAFELGVIDFAGGTAVHINAGAAALGVILVIGKRVGFKKDPMRPHSLPLVMLGSGLLWFGWFGFNAGSWLGNDDGVGTLMFVNTQVATAAAMLAWLIYEKIRHGAFTTLGAASGAVAGLVAITPSGGAVSPIGAIAVGAIAGVLCAMAVGLKYKFGYDDSLDVVGVHMVGGVVGSLLIGFFASGKGQSEVEGLFYGGGLDQFWKQCAGVFAVLGYSLVVSAILAFLLDKTIGMRVPEDDEIAGIDQAEHAETAYDFSGAGGGAARTSVTAAVGGESKKVDA; encoded by the coding sequence ATGGCATCAGCCGCCATCACGCTAGCCGCAGAGGCTCCCAAGCTCTCTGCCGCGAACACCGGGTTCATGCTGATCTGTTCGGCCCTGGTGTTGCTCATGACCCCCGGTCTCGCCTTCTTCTACGGAGGCATGGTCCGCGTCAAGAGCACCCTGAACATGTTGATGATGAGCTTTATCAGCATCGGCATCGTCACCCTTCTGTGGGTGCTGTACGGCTTCTCCCTCGCATTCGGCACCGACAAGGGCAGCCTCATCGGCTGGACCTCGGGTTGGTTCGGTCTCAGTGACATCGGCACGACCGATCTGTGGGACGGCTACAACATCCCGATCCTGACCTTCATGGTCTTCCAGATGATGTTCGCGATCATCACGCCCGCCCTGATCAGCGGTGCCCTCGCGGACCGCGTGAAGTTCTCGGCCTGGGCGCTGTTCGTCGCCCTGTGGGCCACCGTCGTGTACTTCCCCGTCGCCCACTGGGTATGGGGCGCGGGCGGCTGGGCCTTCGAGCTCGGCGTCATCGACTTCGCCGGTGGTACGGCGGTCCACATCAACGCGGGTGCCGCGGCGCTCGGTGTGATCCTGGTCATCGGCAAGCGCGTCGGCTTCAAGAAGGACCCGATGCGCCCGCACAGCCTCCCGCTGGTCATGCTCGGCTCCGGCCTCCTGTGGTTCGGCTGGTTCGGCTTCAACGCCGGCTCGTGGCTGGGCAACGACGACGGCGTCGGCACGCTGATGTTCGTCAACACGCAGGTCGCCACCGCCGCCGCCATGCTCGCCTGGCTCATCTACGAGAAGATCCGCCACGGCGCCTTCACCACGCTGGGCGCCGCCTCCGGCGCTGTCGCGGGTCTGGTCGCCATCACCCCCTCCGGCGGTGCGGTCTCCCCGATCGGCGCGATCGCGGTCGGCGCCATCGCCGGTGTGCTGTGCGCCATGGCTGTCGGCCTCAAGTACAAGTTCGGTTACGACGACTCGCTCGACGTCGTCGGTGTCCACATGGTCGGCGGTGTCGTCGGCTCCCTGCTGATCGGCTTCTTCGCCAGCGGCAAGGGCCAGTCGGAGGTCGAGGGCCTCTTCTACGGCGGCGGCCTCGACCAGTTCTGGAAGCAGTGCGCCGGTGTCTTCGCCGTCCTCGGCTACTCCCTGGTCGTCTCCGCGATCCTCGCCTTCCTCCTCGACAAGACGATCGGTATGCGCGTCCCCGAGGACGACGAGATCGCCGGCATCGACCAGGCCGAGCACGCCGAGACCGCATACGACTTCAGCGGCGCCGGCGGCGGCGCGGCCCGTACGTCCGTCACGGCGGCCGTCGGTGGCGAGAGCAAGAAGGTGGACGCATGA
- a CDS encoding bifunctional DNA primase/polymerase — translation MGFTIGSSRGIREIRPGTRRRGRSSECTAVAEYTGLWGWDVVAGARAAGGACSCGLADCPTPGAHPLSFAPRVEAGATLGEVMDTWGQFPGASVMLPVGRAFDVIEVAEPAGRHALVRLERMGLPLGPVAATPDGRAQFFVAPGAATELPALLYRMGWDDATLDLHGLGAGTYLTAPPSDRGCLGPVTWLRPPALDTATKPPAARLLLGTLAYVAHRSRL, via the coding sequence ATGGGCTTCACGATCGGCAGCAGCCGGGGTATTCGCGAGATCCGGCCCGGCACGCGCCGCCGCGGCCGGTCGTCGGAGTGCACCGCCGTGGCCGAGTACACCGGCCTCTGGGGCTGGGACGTGGTCGCCGGTGCCCGCGCGGCGGGCGGCGCCTGCTCCTGCGGCCTGGCCGACTGCCCCACGCCCGGCGCCCACCCCCTGAGCTTCGCGCCCCGGGTCGAGGCAGGCGCCACACTCGGCGAAGTCATGGACACCTGGGGCCAGTTCCCCGGCGCCTCGGTCATGCTCCCGGTGGGCCGCGCCTTCGACGTGATCGAGGTCGCCGAACCGGCCGGCCGGCACGCCCTGGTCCGCCTGGAGCGCATGGGCCTGCCCCTCGGCCCGGTCGCCGCCACCCCTGACGGCCGCGCCCAGTTCTTCGTCGCCCCCGGCGCCGCCACCGAACTCCCCGCACTCCTCTACCGCATGGGCTGGGACGACGCGACCCTCGACCTGCACGGCCTGGGCGCCGGTACGTATCTGACGGCGCCCCCGTCCGACCGGGGCTGCCTCGGCCCCGTCACCTGGCTGCGCCCGCCCGCCCTGGACACGGCGACGAAGCCCCCGGCGGCCAGGCTGCTGCTGGGAACGCTCGCCTACGTGGCGCACCGGTCGCGGCTGTAG
- the nsdA gene encoding transcriptional repressor NsdA, whose translation MGGNGGSATTAASTDKRPNELLGSWFVRSGWSKGELARQVNRRARQLGANHISTDTSRVRRWLDGENPREPIPRILSELFSERFGCVVSIEDLGLRAARQSPSTSGVDLPWTAPQTVALLSEFSRSDLMLARRGFLGTALSLAAGPTLIEPMQRWLVPVPPAPPEEPEHPSAARRAGRLSKPELELLESTTAMFRQWDAQCGGGLRRKAVVGQLHEVTDLLQEPQPEATARKLFKVAAELAELAGWMSYDVGLQPTAQKYFVLALHAAKEAGDKPLGSYVLSSMSRQMIHLGRPDDALELIHLAQYGSRDCASPRTQAMLYAMEARAYANMGQPGKCKRAVRMAEDTFADVHDWDEPDPDWIRFFSRAELYGENSHSFRDLAYVAGRSPTYASLAEPMMRNAVDLFAKDTDHQRSYALNLIGMATVHLLQREPERATVLAAEAMVIAKKVRSERVSTRIRKTVDTAVRDFGDLTEVVDLTDLLAIELPETAEAV comes from the coding sequence GTGGGCGGCAACGGCGGAAGCGCGACGACCGCGGCTAGCACCGACAAGCGCCCGAACGAGCTGCTCGGCTCGTGGTTCGTGCGCAGCGGCTGGTCGAAGGGTGAACTGGCGCGCCAAGTGAACCGCCGGGCTCGCCAGTTGGGTGCCAACCACATCTCGACGGACACCTCGCGGGTCCGGCGCTGGCTCGACGGGGAGAACCCGCGCGAGCCGATCCCGCGCATCCTCTCCGAGCTGTTCTCCGAGCGCTTCGGCTGCGTCGTCTCCATCGAGGACCTCGGGCTGCGCGCCGCCCGGCAGTCGCCGTCCACGTCCGGCGTCGACCTGCCCTGGACGGCCCCTCAGACCGTGGCCCTGCTCAGCGAGTTCTCGCGCAGCGACCTGATGCTGGCGCGACGCGGCTTCCTTGGCACCGCGCTGTCCCTCGCCGCCGGCCCCACCCTCATCGAGCCCATGCAGCGCTGGCTCGTCCCGGTGCCCCCCGCTCCGCCCGAGGAGCCCGAACACCCGTCCGCCGCGCGCCGGGCCGGCCGCCTCTCCAAGCCCGAACTGGAGCTGCTGGAGTCCACCACCGCGATGTTCCGGCAGTGGGACGCGCAGTGCGGCGGCGGACTGCGCCGCAAGGCGGTGGTCGGACAGCTGCACGAGGTGACGGACCTCCTCCAGGAGCCCCAGCCCGAGGCCACCGCCCGCAAGCTGTTCAAGGTCGCCGCCGAGCTGGCCGAACTCGCCGGCTGGATGTCGTACGACGTGGGGCTCCAGCCGACCGCCCAGAAGTACTTCGTCCTGGCCCTGCACGCCGCCAAGGAGGCCGGCGACAAGCCGCTGGGTTCGTACGTCCTGTCGTCCATGAGCCGTCAGATGATCCACCTCGGCCGGCCCGACGACGCCCTCGAACTGATCCATCTCGCGCAGTACGGCAGCCGTGACTGCGCAAGCCCCCGCACCCAGGCCATGCTGTATGCGATGGAGGCGCGCGCATACGCCAATATGGGGCAACCCGGAAAGTGCAAGCGGGCCGTGCGGATGGCCGAGGACACGTTCGCGGACGTACACGATTGGGACGAGCCCGATCCCGACTGGATCCGCTTCTTCTCCCGGGCCGAGCTGTACGGCGAGAACTCCCACTCGTTCCGTGACCTGGCCTATGTCGCCGGCCGCAGCCCCACCTACGCGTCCCTGGCCGAGCCCATGATGCGCAACGCCGTCGACCTGTTCGCGAAGGACACCGATCACCAGCGGTCGTACGCACTGAACCTGATCGGCATGGCCACCGTCCACCTCCTCCAGCGCGAGCCCGAGCGGGCGACGGTACTGGCCGCCGAGGCCATGGTCATCGCCAAGAAGGTGCGCTCCGAACGCGTCAGCACTCGTATCCGAAAGACCGTAGACACGGCCGTACGCGATTTCGGCGATCTCACCGAGGTCGTCGACCTGACCGACCTCCTCGCGATCGAACTGCCCGAGACCGCCGAAGCGGTCTGA
- a CDS encoding sugar porter family MFS transporter, translating into MTSTEQEPKSGAGAAHPEHLGHVIFIAAAAAMGGFLFGYDSAVINGAVEAIRSRYDVGSAALAQVIAIALIGCAIGAATAGRMADRIGRIRCMQISAVLFTISAVGSALPFALYDLAFWRIVGGFAIGMASVIGPAYIAEVAPAAYRGRLGSFQQAAIVVGIAISQLVNWGILNAAGGDQRGELLGVEAWQVMLGVMVVPAVLYGLLSFAIPESPRFLISVGRDERAREVLREVEGDGIDLDARVAEIERAMKREHQSVFKDLLGGTFLFKPIVWIGIGLSVFQQFVGINVAFYYSSTLWQSVGVDPTDSFLYSFTTSIINIIGTVIAMIFVDRIGRRPLALIGSVGMALGLALEAWAFSYDLVDGKLPATQGWVALVAAHVFVLFFALSWGVVVWVFLGEMFPNRLRAAALGVAAAAQWIANWAITASFPSLADWNLSATYVIYTIFAVLSIPFVLRFVKETKGKTLEEMG; encoded by the coding sequence GTGACCAGCACTGAGCAGGAACCCAAGTCAGGAGCCGGAGCGGCTCATCCCGAGCATCTCGGACATGTCATCTTCATCGCGGCGGCGGCCGCGATGGGCGGTTTCCTCTTCGGCTACGACAGTGCCGTGATCAACGGCGCTGTCGAGGCGATCCGGAGCCGCTACGACGTCGGCTCCGCGGCCCTGGCACAGGTCATCGCCATCGCGTTGATCGGCTGCGCCATCGGCGCGGCCACCGCCGGACGCATGGCCGACCGCATCGGCCGTATCCGCTGCATGCAGATCTCCGCGGTGCTGTTCACCATCAGCGCCGTCGGCTCCGCGCTGCCCTTCGCGCTGTACGACCTCGCCTTCTGGCGGATCGTCGGCGGCTTCGCCATCGGTATGGCCTCCGTCATCGGCCCCGCCTACATCGCCGAGGTCGCCCCGGCCGCGTACCGGGGACGGCTCGGTTCCTTCCAGCAGGCCGCGATCGTCGTCGGCATCGCCATCTCGCAGCTGGTCAACTGGGGCATCCTGAACGCGGCGGGCGGCGACCAGCGCGGTGAGCTGCTGGGCGTCGAGGCCTGGCAGGTCATGCTCGGCGTGATGGTCGTACCGGCGGTGCTCTACGGGCTGCTGTCGTTCGCGATCCCCGAGTCGCCGCGCTTCCTGATCTCCGTCGGCCGGGACGAGCGCGCCCGTGAGGTGCTGCGCGAGGTCGAGGGCGACGGTATCGACCTGGACGCCCGGGTCGCCGAGATCGAGCGGGCCATGAAGAGGGAGCACCAGTCGGTCTTCAAGGACCTGCTCGGCGGCACCTTCCTCTTCAAGCCGATCGTCTGGATCGGTATCGGACTCTCGGTCTTCCAGCAGTTCGTCGGCATCAACGTCGCGTTCTACTACTCCTCGACGCTGTGGCAGTCGGTCGGCGTCGACCCGACGGACTCGTTCCTCTACTCGTTCACCACGTCGATCATCAACATCATCGGCACCGTGATCGCCATGATCTTCGTCGACCGGATCGGCCGCCGGCCGCTCGCGCTCATCGGTTCCGTCGGCATGGCCCTCGGGCTCGCCCTGGAGGCCTGGGCCTTCTCCTACGACCTCGTCGACGGCAAGCTGCCCGCCACCCAGGGCTGGGTCGCCCTGGTCGCCGCCCATGTGTTTGTGCTCTTCTTCGCCCTGTCCTGGGGCGTCGTCGTCTGGGTCTTCCTCGGCGAGATGTTCCCGAACAGGCTCCGCGCCGCCGCCCTCGGTGTGGCCGCCGCCGCACAGTGGATCGCCAACTGGGCCATCACCGCGAGTTTCCCGTCACTGGCCGACTGGAACCTCTCCGCCACCTACGTGATCTACACGATCTTCGCGGTGCTCTCGATCCCCTTCGTGCTCCGGTTCGTCAAGGAGACGAAGGGCAAGACGCTGGAGGAGATGGGCTAG